A genome region from Arachis duranensis cultivar V14167 chromosome 8, aradu.V14167.gnm2.J7QH, whole genome shotgun sequence includes the following:
- the LOC107462914 gene encoding uncharacterized protein LOC107462914 — MEPGEKKKEKEEEKMVMTVLHGAVIITMDDQNRVFKDGGLVIEHDTIKAIGHSSQILAQFSHLAHHLVDLTGHILLPGLINTHVHTSQQLGRGIADDVDLMTWLHDRIWPYESNMTEHDSYISTLLCGIELIHSGVTCFAEAGGQHVSGMARAISLLGMRACLAESIMDSGNGLPSSWAARTTHDCLQSQKDNYNKYHNTADGRIRVWFGIRQIMNSSQQLLLETRDAAAQLRTGIHMHVAEIPYENQLVMDVHKVNHGTVTYLEKIDFLQKNLLAAHSVWLDDNEISLFSRAGVKVSHCPASAMRMLGFAPVREMLGAGICVSLGTDGAPSNNRMSIVDEMYLASLINKGREVYNSGNTDPTALPAETILRMATANGAKSVLWDDEIGSLAVGKKADIVVVNPWSWPMVPVHDWVSNIVYCMRTENVVSVMCNGLWIMKDKKIMNVDEEEVILNAKEASAELLKRAGITLPTRMNVI, encoded by the exons ATGGAGccaggagagaagaagaaggagaaagaggaagagaagatGGTGATGACTGTACTGCACGGCGCAGTGATCATAACCATGGACGATCAGAATCGAGTTTTCAAGGACGGCGGCCTCGTCATCGAACACGATACCATCAAGGCCATCGGCCACTCTTCGCAGATTCTTGCTCAATTTTCTCATCTTGCCCACCACCTCGTAGATCTCACCGGCCATATCCTCCTCCCTG GATTGATCAACACCCACGTTCATACTTCCCAGCAACTGGGAAGAGGCATAGCTGATGACGTGGACTTAATGACATGGTTGCATGACCGCATTTGGCCTTATGAATCCAACATGACTGAACATGACTCTTACATTTCCACCTTGCTTTGTGGGATCGAACTCATTCACTCCGGC GTTACTTGTTTTGCTGAAGCTGGTGGCCAACATGTTTCTGGAATGGCCAGAGCAATCAGCTTGCTTGGTATGCGTGCTTGTCTTGCCGAGTCAATCATGGACTCTGGCAATGGCTTGCCTTCCTCTTGGGCTGCTCGGACTACTCATGATTGCCTTCAG TCTCAAAAGGACAATTACAACAAGTACCACAATACAGCAGATGGGCGCATCCGAGTATGGTTTGGAATTAGGCAAATCATGAACAGCTCCCAACAGTTACTTCTGGAGACAAGAGATGCCGCAGCACAACTGAGAACAGGAATACATATG CATGTTGCAGAGATACCGTATGAGAACCAGCTAGTGATGGATGTTCACAAAGTAAATCATGGAACTGTTACTTACTTGGAAAAGATTGACTTTCTTCAAAAGAATCTATTAGCAGCTCACTCGGTTTGGCTTGATGATAATGAG ATATCTCTTTTTTCAAGAGCAGGGGTTAAAGTGTCTCATTGTCCTGCTTCTGCAATGCGCATGCTTGGATTTGCACCTGTAAGGGAGATGCTTGGTGCTGGCATTTGTGTCTCTTTAGGGACTGATGGAGCTCCATCAAATAACCGCATGAGCATTG tTGATGAAATGTACCTGGCTTCTCTTATTAACAAAGGGCGGGAAGTTTATAATAGTGGGAATACAGATCCAACAGCATTGCCTGCTGAAACTATTCTTAGGATGGCAACGGCCAACGGCGCAAAGTCGGTCTTATGGGATGATGAAATAGGTTCTCTTGCGGTTGGAAAGAAG GCTGACATTGTTGTTGTCAATCCTTGGTCTTGGCCTATGGTTCCTGTTCATGACTG GGTTTCCAACATAGTGTATTGCATGCGGACAGAAAACGTGGTTTCTGTCATGTGCAATGGATTATGGATAATGAAGGACAAGAAGATTATGAATGTGGACGAG GAAGAGGTAATTTTGAATGCAAAAGAGGCTTCTGCTGAACTTTTGAAGAGGGCAGGCATCACATTACCAACAAGAATGAACGTCATCTGA
- the LOC107462915 gene encoding U-box domain-containing protein 1, with protein sequence MDEKHRTVASLVSKLSSVSERTRIDALIELRQMSKLDPETRPIIAEAGAIPFLAETLYSSSHPSQENAAATLLNLSISAKEPLVSTRGVLDAIAHVISHHSSSSSASAVQSAAATIHSLLAATDDYRPSVGAKRDIVYALVDILRCHVSSPPRTIKDALKALFGIALYPPNRATMVHLGVIPALFALVVKDGRVGIVEDTTAVIAQVAGCEESGEAFRKVAGVGVLADLLDLSTGASMRSKENAVSALLNLARCGGESVVAEVREALANIAADGIDDVEDNGSAKGKNKAKLLKVLFGDDDVNDNNSSNSVLSSGGGSQFDSF encoded by the coding sequence ATGGATGAAAAGCACCGAACCGTCGCGTCCCTTGTATCGAAGCTAAGCTCCGTATCCGAACGAACCCGAATCGACGCGCTCATCGAGCTTCGTCAGATGTCGAAGCTCGACCCGGAAACCCGCCCCATAATTGCCGAAGCTGGCGCCATCCCTTTCCTCGCTGAAACTCTCTACTCTTCCTCTCATCCTTCCCAAGAAAACGCCGCCGCCACGCTCTTAAACCTTTCCATCTCCGCAAAGGAACCGCTGGTTTCCACGCGCGGTGTCCTCGACGCCATAGCGCACGTGATCTCCCATCACAGCTCCTCCTCCTCCGCCTCCGCCGTCCAATCCGCCGCAGCCACAATCCACAGCCTCCTCGCCGCCACCGACGACTACCGCCCTTCCGTCGGCGCCAAGCGCGACATCGTCTACGCGCTTGTGGACATCCTCCGGTGCCACGTGTCGTCCCCTCCGAGAACCATCAAAGACGCGCTGAAGGCGCTGTTCGGCATTGCGCTGTACCCTCCGAACCGCGCCACGATGGTGCATCTTGGAGTGATCCCCGCGCTTTTCGCCCTTGTGGTGAAGGACGGGCGCGTGGGGATCGTCGAGGACACCACCGCGGTGATCGCGCAAGTAGCCGGGTGCGAGGAGAGCGGCGAGGCCTTCCGGAAGGTCGCCGGGGTTGGGGTTCTCGCCGATCTCCTCGACTTGTCTACCGGCGCCAGTATGCGTAGCAAGGAGAATGCCGTCTCGGCGTTGCTGAATTTGGCGCGGTGCGGTGGCGAGAGCGTTGTGGCAGAGGTCAGGGAGGCGCTTGCGAATATTGCGGCCGATGGGATCGATGATGTCGAGGATAATGGAAGCGCCAAGGGGAAGAACAAAGCGAAGTTGTTGAAGGTTTtgtttggtgatgatgatgttaATGATAATAACAGTAGCAACAGCGTTTTGAGTTCGGGTGGAGGTTCGCAGTTTGATTCATTCTAG